The genomic stretch TAGGTTTCGAGATATTGGCCAAGCAAAACCTCAAGCTCAATAATAACCAATTGTTCATTGGGCTCCATTATTTTGACGAATGGACTAAGATAATCTTTCGCTCGATGCCCGAGGTAGAATAACCGGGGAGGAAGGGGATTGTGGTTACGAGCCCGCCCTTTTCAGTAACTATATCAAAACCCACAATATTTTCAGGTATGTAATCTCCGCCCTTTACCAGTACATCGGGCTGAATGGATTTGATGAGGTTAAAGGGCGTATCCTCGTTGAAGAGCATTACGGCATCCACAAAAAAGAAGGCCGCCATAATTTGTAAGCGACTTTGTTCATCTTGCAGCGGACGGTGTGAGCCTTTTAGGGTGCTAACTGAGCTGTCGGTGTTGATACCCACAAAAAGTTTAGTTCCCAAAGCTTTTGCTTTTGCCAGATAATCTATATGCCCACGGTGTATAATATCGAAGCACCCGTTGGTGAACACTACCTTTTCGCCCTGCCATTTTTGTAAAAGGGTGGGCAAAGCATGAGGTGTAATAATTTTACACAATATTTGTTCGCTTGGGTTCAAGGTTTTTACTTTTAAAAATGAGCCAAAAATAACAAAGAGAACCCATCACAACAAACATAATAAGCTGGGCGAAGAAAACGATATTGGCCCAAGCGTCGCCATCGGCACGGGGCACACTGAATAGCATAAGGGTATAGGCAGATATAAGCTGAAATGCACCCACACCACCTGGGGTAGGCACTATCATAGCCAAGCTGCCCGCCACCAATACGGTAATCGCATTCGAGAAAGTAAGATCATGCGTGGCCGGAATGCTTTTAAAAGCTGTATACATCATCATTAAGTAGCAGAACCAAATAGCGACAGTGTATAATAGGAACAAGAACTTGTTTTTAACCACAAGGATGCTTTTAAGCCCTTGCCAGAAACCAAAGAAAAGGTTCTTTACTTTGTGGTATAAGGCCATTTGCACTATGCGTTTACGTAGCACAAAAACAAGCATGGCAAACCCGGCCATACAACCTAGCAGAATAGGCATTAGCAAAGAGTTGCCGTTTGTGCCTTCTGTTTGTTTTTTAAGATCGTTATATAACTGGCTTATTAATTCGTATTGGAACACAAAGGCGAGGCCTAGTAAAAGCAGCATGACCACCACATCAAAAACACGCTCTGCAACCACACTTCCCACAGATTTTTCCAAATCAATATCGTCCGACTTTTTGAGCATTGCACAGCGGCTCACTTCGCCGGCCCGGGGTATGGCATAGTTTACCATATAGCCTACCATTACGGCACAAAAAGTATTGAGGGTAGAGGGGGCACGGCCTGTAGCGGCGAGCAATTGGTTCCAGCGAAGTGCACGAAGAATATGGCTAAGCAAACCTATACTCATGGCAATAATAACCCACTTATAATCAGCATGGGTGACGGTGCTCCAAAGCTTTTTAGTATCCTGGCCACGCAAGGCGAGCCACAGCAAAGCAAGGCCAAGAAGAATAAAGGCAGTGGTTTTTAATCCGTTTTTGCTTGAAGGTTTCAACGTACTACTTTGTTATTTTCATCAGGGAATATGACCCAGGGTTTAAAGGCTTTAGCTTCTTCGAACTCCATAGAGCAATAGGAGATTATAATTACCGTGTCGCCGGTTTGTGCCAAACGGGCAGCGGGGCCATTGAGGCATACCATGCCGCTATCTAGCGGGGCTTGTATCACGTATGTTTCTAGGCGGGCACCTGTTTGCACA from Bacteroidota bacterium encodes the following:
- the rfaE2 gene encoding D-glycero-beta-D-manno-heptose 1-phosphate adenylyltransferase — encoded protein: MNPSEQILCKIITPHALPTLLQKWQGEKVVFTNGCFDIIHRGHIDYLAKAKALGTKLFVGINTDSSVSTLKGSHRPLQDEQSRLQIMAAFFFVDAVMLFNEDTPFNLIKSIQPDVLVKGGDYIPENIVGFDIVTEKGGLVTTIPFLPGYSTSGIERKIILVHSSK
- a CDS encoding lysylphosphatidylglycerol synthase transmembrane domain-containing protein, with product MKPSSKNGLKTTAFILLGLALLWLALRGQDTKKLWSTVTHADYKWVIIAMSIGLLSHILRALRWNQLLAATGRAPSTLNTFCAVMVGYMVNYAIPRAGEVSRCAMLKKSDDIDLEKSVGSVVAERVFDVVVMLLLLGLAFVFQYELISQLYNDLKKQTEGTNGNSLLMPILLGCMAGFAMLVFVLRKRIVQMALYHKVKNLFFGFWQGLKSILVVKNKFLFLLYTVAIWFCYLMMMYTAFKSIPATHDLTFSNAITVLVAGSLAMIVPTPGGVGAFQLISAYTLMLFSVPRADGDAWANIVFFAQLIMFVVMGSLCYFWLIFKSKNLEPKRTNIV
- the panD gene encoding aspartate 1-decarboxylase, with protein sequence MHIQVLKSKIHRARLTQTELHYVGSITLDLALMEAANLIENEKVQVLNVQTGARLETYVIQAPLDSGMVCLNGPAARLAQTGDTVIIISYCSMEFEEAKAFKPWVIFPDENNKVVR